CTTTTTCTTCATCCATACAATGAAACATCCTGGGACGACCAGGTTTTAAAAGAATCCCGCTCTTTCAGAACCGCCCGTGCAACTTTACATGCCAAGCGAACGCTGATGGCCGGATTTACTACGGTTCGTGATCTGGGAACAGAAGGTGCGGAATACGATGATTTTGGTTTAAAACAGGCCATCAATCAGGGAATTATCCCAGGACCGCGCATGATCATTGCAACCAAAGCTTTGATAGCAACCGGAAGTTACGGGCCAAGAGGTTTTAGTGCGGACATCACCATTCCACAAGGTGCAGAAGAAGCAGATGGACAAGATTTAATTAAAGCGGTGAGAAGTCAGATCGGGAAAGGCGCGGATGTTATCAAGATTTATGCAGATTACCGCTGGGGTTTGAATGGAGAAACCAGACCGACATTTTCCACCGATGAAATCAAACTTATTGTAGAAACTGCCAAAAGTAGTGGACGGCCAGTTGTTGCTCATGCAAGCAGCGCAGAAGGAATGAAACGGGCCATTTTAGGAGGCGTAGAAACCTTAGAACATGGCGATGGCGGAACGCCTGAAATTTTCAAATTGATGCGTGAACATGGTGTGGCTTTATGCCCTACACTGGCGGCTGGAGATGCCACAAGTCAATACAGAGGCTGGAAAAAAGGAACGGACGCCGAACCGGAAAGAATCAAAAATAAACGAATCACTTTTAAAAATGCACTTGATGCCGGCGTAACCATTTTGGCCGGCGGCGATGTGGGTGTTTTCTCACATGGCGACAATGCGAGGGAATTGGAAATGCTGGCTGAATACGGAATGAGACCCATTGATGTACTTCGCTCCGCAACATCTGTTAACGCAAAAGTCTTTCATCAGGATAATCTTGGGCAGATCAAATCTGGTTTTCTGGCTGATATCGTGGCTGTGGAAGGAAAACCTGAAATTGATATCAGCGCCATCCGAAAAGTAAAGCTGGTGATGAAAAACGGTATGCTTTACAAGGATTGAACCGATAATGTCTTCTCGAATATTTAATTACAGGTTCAACTAAACCAGAAATTTCCACTTATGGAGAAAAGAGTTGTTTTTGATTTTGAAATTGATTTTACAAATGGCGGTGGAATCCAGGGACAGGATTTTCGTCTGGATATTTCAAATGATACTATTTCGGATAAAGAACTGGCAGATTTCATCGTTGAGGATCTGCGCCTTTTGATGGTTGGGAAAGTAAAAATTCTGAACAAACATTACATTGAAGAAAAGCACAAACGAACTGTTATACCCTCATTTACTGATTCGAAATTCATAGATCTTAGCCATGTAATTTTTGACGGATTAATAACTTACAAAGGACTTCCCGCGCCCATTATTTGTGATTACCTCAGCCGCGAAAAATCAAAAGCCATTTATGAAGAAGGAACAGAATTCCAGATTGGAAAAATAGAAATGGTAACCAACACCGGTACCTATATAGATTGTCCGTTCCACCGTTTTGAACATGGAAAGGATCTTTCAGAAGTAGAACTCGAAGCGTTCGCAAATCTGGAAGCGATTACTGTTTCTGTACCCGATGTACTGTCAATTGGTGCTGAATATTTCAAGAATCTGGAATTAAGAAACAAGGCGGTAATGGTAAGAACGGATTGGTCAAAACATTGGAATACTGATCAATATTTTGAAAATCATCCTTTCCTCACACAGGATGCGGCCGAATATCTGCGCGATTGCAATGTAAAACTGGTTGGTATCGACAGCCACAATATTGATGATACAAGAGGAAAATGTCGTCCGGTACACACTACCCTATTAGGTTCAGAAATACTGATTGTTGAACATTTATGTAATCTGGAAAAGCTTCCAGCTGAAAATTATCATTTTAGTGCGGTTCCTCCAAAATTCAAAGGCGCAGGGACTTTCCCGGTCCGGGCATTTGCTACATTGCTTATCTGACCTCATAATTCGCAAACCATAATTTCTTACATATATCCCGAAATGGGATATATGTAAAACAGGTTTTAAGATAATTCATTGATTCTTTTTAACAATTCCATCTGCATTCAGGCAAATCTGGTCAAAAATCGTCTAACCGGTGCAAGTATCATGCCAAAGGGCTATGGCATGATACTTGCATCACCCTATTTAATACTATACGTAAAAATTTCATAGTTAGCATTTTATGAATTGAAATTATATATCAAAAACATGGTCAGCATTCGGTGCAAAATGACTGTGCAGCAAAAATTAAACCAACTTGGATTACACAACTTTACAGTTGATTTAGGTGAGGTAGATATTCAGGAGGGCCTTACGCCCCAACAACGCGATAGATTAAACGTTTTGCTTTTAAAATCAGGATTGGAACTAATCTATGATAAAAGGGCCGTACTAATAGAAAGGATCAAAAATGTAGTTGTAGAATTGGTACATTATTCCGAAGAAACTCTTAAAATAAAAAACTCGGAGTACATCAGTAAAAAGCTCAATCATGATTACACATACCTGGCCAATGTCTTTTCTGAATCAGAAGGTACAACCATAGAGCACTATATTATTGCGCACAAAGTAGAGCGCGTAAAAGAGTTGTTACTTTATGCTGAACTGAATCTGACCGAAATTTCTTACAAGCTGAATTACAGCAGTGTAGCCCACTTATCCAGCCAGTTCAAAAAAGTAACCGGGTTATCTCCGACAGTCTACAAACAGCTTCAGATCAATCAACGAAAGACTCTGGAAAATGTGTGAATAATGTAATTAAAAGCAAAAATTGTGTAGTACGATACTTTCATTTTAGTTGGTACTTTGAATAAGTAAAACTAATTCATCTACTTACATAAAACTAATATGACAAAAACTACTACAATTATTCGATGCGCAGTATTAATATTATGCACGGCCGGAAAAATTTTTGCGCAGGCTCCGGCAATTCCTATTGCATCTGAATTTGGAGTATTTACCGGAAGCGGCGCTATAACAAATAGTGGTACAACCACGGTAAAAGGAAGTGTGGGGACACACACGGGAAGTATAACAGGTTCCTCTATATCCTATTCCGGACAGTCCCATATTAACGATCAGACTTCTATAAATGCGGAATCGGAAATAACTAATGTTTTGGCATCATTTAGTGCCAGTGGCGGCACCTGCCAAACGCTCGCCACTACCTTTGGAAACGGAGCTACTTTAACCCCAGGTAATTACTGTCTGGGAACTGCTGGAGTATTAACCGGCAATCTTACGCTTAATGGCGGAGGTGATCCAAGTTCCATCTTTGTCTTTAACATTGGCGGCGAACTTACAGCGACTGATGCCAATATTATACTTACTGGCTCAGCATCCTGGAATAATGTATATTTTATTGTTAATGGTGCATTTAATCTTAACCAAATCACATCTCCCACAACTTCGATTTTCAGAGGTACCGCAATTACAAGCGGCGTAATCAGTTTGTCATCAGGATCAGTCGTTCAGGGTAGGCTTTTGTCTGGCGCCGGAGCAATTAATCTGCAAGGAAATACGATTTATGCATCAGAAACGCCGCTACCCGTAACACTGACCAGCTTTACAGCCAAAAAAGGTGAATTGCAAACTACATTACTTAAATGGACAACAACTGCCGAGACAAACAGTGATCGTTTTGAAATACAACGAAGCAATAATGGTAAAGTCTGGAATCCAATTGCTACAATATTTGCCAAGGGAGAGAGTACAACCCTGTCTTCATATCAATATTCAGATACAAAACCAGAGAACGGGACAAATTTGTATCGCCTGAAAATGATTGATAAGGATGAAACTTTTGCATACAGCCGCATACAGAGCACAGAATTTAAAATGCTTGCAAAAACGGTGTTATACCCTAATCCGGCAATTGATTATCTGACACTTCATGTGGATGATATCAGTATGATCCAACGAATCCAGATCAGCAATATTCTGGGTGTAAATGTTTATGATATCAGCAAAGCTGCCTCTAACTTGTCAGACAAGGTAGATGTTAAAAATTTTCCTTCCGGAATGTATATTGTCAGAATTACCAACAATACCGGAAATATCGCTGCGACAAAAATTATAAAACAATAATTAGTCAATCAGGCGGGAATAGTTGACATCCTTCACAATTCACATCATTTCCTGACGGAAATACTTAGCGAAAGGATATGATCAGCAAGTATTTGTTGATCATATCCTTTTCTCATTTTAAGCTCACTTTTTCTTATAATCGATTCTAAAAATCGTTCCGTTT
The nucleotide sequence above comes from Dyadobacter subterraneus. Encoded proteins:
- a CDS encoding metal-dependent hydrolase family protein, which produces MRANFLLSVLLFSFLTNSLFAQKTYLLRPDRVFDGQESHENWVVLVKNEKITGVGPASQLTADSQNAEVIDLKGCTLLPGFIEGHSHLFLHPYNETSWDDQVLKESRSFRTARATLHAKRTLMAGFTTVRDLGTEGAEYDDFGLKQAINQGIIPGPRMIIATKALIATGSYGPRGFSADITIPQGAEEADGQDLIKAVRSQIGKGADVIKIYADYRWGLNGETRPTFSTDEIKLIVETAKSSGRPVVAHASSAEGMKRAILGGVETLEHGDGGTPEIFKLMREHGVALCPTLAAGDATSQYRGWKKGTDAEPERIKNKRITFKNALDAGVTILAGGDVGVFSHGDNARELEMLAEYGMRPIDVLRSATSVNAKVFHQDNLGQIKSGFLADIVAVEGKPEIDISAIRKVKLVMKNGMLYKD
- a CDS encoding cyclase family protein — translated: MEKRVVFDFEIDFTNGGGIQGQDFRLDISNDTISDKELADFIVEDLRLLMVGKVKILNKHYIEEKHKRTVIPSFTDSKFIDLSHVIFDGLITYKGLPAPIICDYLSREKSKAIYEEGTEFQIGKIEMVTNTGTYIDCPFHRFEHGKDLSEVELEAFANLEAITVSVPDVLSIGAEYFKNLELRNKAVMVRTDWSKHWNTDQYFENHPFLTQDAAEYLRDCNVKLVGIDSHNIDDTRGKCRPVHTTLLGSEILIVEHLCNLEKLPAENYHFSAVPPKFKGAGTFPVRAFATLLI
- a CDS encoding helix-turn-helix domain-containing protein, with protein sequence MTVQQKLNQLGLHNFTVDLGEVDIQEGLTPQQRDRLNVLLLKSGLELIYDKRAVLIERIKNVVVELVHYSEETLKIKNSEYISKKLNHDYTYLANVFSESEGTTIEHYIIAHKVERVKELLLYAELNLTEISYKLNYSSVAHLSSQFKKVTGLSPTVYKQLQINQRKTLENV
- a CDS encoding ice-binding family protein — encoded protein: MTKTTTIIRCAVLILCTAGKIFAQAPAIPIASEFGVFTGSGAITNSGTTTVKGSVGTHTGSITGSSISYSGQSHINDQTSINAESEITNVLASFSASGGTCQTLATTFGNGATLTPGNYCLGTAGVLTGNLTLNGGGDPSSIFVFNIGGELTATDANIILTGSASWNNVYFIVNGAFNLNQITSPTTSIFRGTAITSGVISLSSGSVVQGRLLSGAGAINLQGNTIYASETPLPVTLTSFTAKKGELQTTLLKWTTTAETNSDRFEIQRSNNGKVWNPIATIFAKGESTTLSSYQYSDTKPENGTNLYRLKMIDKDETFAYSRIQSTEFKMLAKTVLYPNPAIDYLTLHVDDISMIQRIQISNILGVNVYDISKAASNLSDKVDVKNFPSGMYIVRITNNTGNIAATKIIKQ